The DNA segment TATCACTTGGACCAACTGACCGATATACCGACATATGCAAAGCAAAATACCCCCTCTTCATAATTATCAACATGTCATATGtgaattaattttttatttcataattataattggAGTGAGTTTAGTTATGCTGTAGCTGAATACATTGAGGCCATAACATTACCTAGtctttatatctttaaaaaacaaacatgtaaaaatgacacttataaataacaaatatatcacAAGATGTAACAACATTGCATGGTATGTGCCATCTTaaacaatcaaacatatttcaaaatatctctCAGTGCTATTCATGACAgtatttacaacatttaatgTGAACATGGGTGTAAGTTGAATGTGAGCATGTGATGTTGACTACGCTTGAATTGTGAACAATATCGaataaaatccataaacacaaGGTGATAACATTGTTCAGTTCGGTCGGGTGTGTTAGCGGTAAATATGATACATGATAGCAGACTATATCCACTACAGATTGTCATAACAGTAGTTCAATTCAGCCATAAAAGCTCAATAGTGAAGCTACTACCAAACAATACTCTATCCATGAGGCAGTGTCTCTAAAAGCTGTGCATAATGGATCCTGTTCCCTATGACAAGGTTTGGTTGATGTATGGTTAATGCATGGTTGATGTATGGTTGATGTATGGTTGATGCTGGTCGTTGCTGCCCATTCAGTGTTCAAGCAGTATGTAAGCTGGTGGAATCACCCCGGATGAGACGGAAATGTAGAAAGGTCAATGACTCATACATCATCATCTGTAAAAATGAAGCATAACCATACAACAAGACTGTAGAACATGGTATTCATGCTTTTAGATTTTATAAAGGAAACTGactaattttgataataaataggtaaaaaatctaaaaaatgtGTCACAATGTGAATGTTGGCAACTTACAGCTAACTGCAGTGATCAGACAACCAGCATTCACAATATGCTCACTGCTTCATAAATACTTCACAATATGCTCACTACTTCACCAAAAATCACTATTTCACAAAAGTTCACTACATCACAATAACTTACCACTTCACAATAGCTCACTTCTTCACAATATGCTTACTACTTCCCAAAGCTCACTACTTAACAATATGCTCACTACTTCAAAATAACTCACTACTTCACAATAGCTCACTACTTCAAAATAACTCACAACATCATGCTTCAACTTCGCAGTAGCTACCTTCTTCAAATAGCTTACTACTTCACACTATACTCACTACTTCACAATAGCTTACTTCTTCACAATAGCTCACTACTTCACACTATGCTCAAAACTTCACTATAGCTCACTTCTTCACAATAGCTCACTACCTCACAAAAGCCCACTACTTCACACGAGCTTACTACTTAACACTATGCTCACTACTTCACAATAGCCAACTACTTCACAATAGCTCACTACTTCACAATAGCTCACTTCTTCACACTAGCTCACTTCTTCACAATAGCTCACTACTTCACACTATGCTCACTACTTCACAATAGCTCACTACTTCACACTATGCTCACTTCTTCACAATAGCTCACTACTTCACACTATGCTCACTACTTCACAATAGCTCACTACTTCAAAATAACTCACTACATCATGCTTCAACTTCGCAGTAGCACacttatttgaaatattcaacTACATTAAGATAGCTCACTACTTCAGAATACTTTACGACTTCACAATACGCTCAGGTGAGCTGTTAAATTGATTACGTAAAAATAAGATAAGAGTATTACCATGATAAAACCATCTTGTCTTCTTTGGGTTTTTActacatgttttaacatatattgcGTTATCTGGGGGCCGTTTCTGaaaaagtattaatttaaagaatacaaaataaaatttaacaacaattCATTGAGTTTCAGGCTTAGAAAacttatagttttattttcttattagcAGAAATCAATGGATAATTCACAGAAAATAACTCTTCAGAATATTTTTACTGGAACTTGTAACATTTTCTATATACATACCATTTACATAACTTATTTCCAGATAAGTTACTATAAAACAGTTCATTGCTGCACTCTAAATCAAACATTACATGTAATACATTActtccaaaaaataaaaacatataccaGTAATTCTTTTTACATAAGCGTAgcaatatttattatgaaattcgGATGAAACCAAATTCTATTAAAATTTCTAGAATCATACATTAACTCAAGCCCATTACGACTGAAAAGGTTTGTCGCGTGAAATTGCAGTAGCAATGAATAATACAGAATCAAGTGACAatcaacaaaacataacaaatattaaaaactgacTGCCTCTTtgtataacaagagctgtcgtaggaCTTATTCCGATTACACCCCGCTATgtataagaaatgaaaatagtACCAATATAATAtttgcctgtcaaaagcaaaaaaaagtcaaattaaaaagttaataaGATATGCCGCACTGCTACAAAACCAGGtattcaatgattgacagaagaacttcagcctttgttgtgagattcagtttcaactgttttttgtatttttagtgaaagtgacattgaccttgaccctagcgaccccaaatgcaattccatggaagtcctccataaattatcgctacataccaagtttggtcacaatatgtcaacacttactcaagttattcagtaccaaattTCATTTACGAAATGATGTAatgtttgcatacaatttgGAGTGCTTTTCGGAAAAACtgcaattaaatgtcatttaatgtccttttatgcatatgataaaaagatatattattaaattcagtgtaagatcacaatatatttcacctcagGATGAAAAATTCACTTGGGGCTGCTTATCCtctataattattatgtaaccTAGTTTGTGCGAAGGCTACTGTGTAAAGTATGAAGGACATTGAATGAACAGTATTTCAGATCTGAGTTAAAACCCCAAAATGCCCAAAAACTTTTAAAGTCAATCAAGGctaataaattgcatttaggatgatatggagttagacacctcattgtgtgatggctGTAAACAACTGTGTGATGTATTActtcaattgaatgaagggtataatTATGACATTAGCTAAGTGAAAAGCCCTAATGTGCCCTAAAGCTATAAtttaagttcctaagtcaatcagggaccatCATTTAGCCtgcttattcttcaaatagttgagctaaaaactCTTGTCTAAAGGTTAACCGGTACTTATAAGATGATtatattgaagattttttttttttattatattagaTCCAacttaatttattcaaaaaattcaTCCTGATATTTTGAtctatttcaaatttgaaatatatatgcacATGCACCATGAGTGTCATAAAATATGGCATCATTTTggaacatgtacatgttaagaTTTAATAGCCGTAATAAAGGCAACATTATGCACAACTAACTATGTATATGCCAGTTTGAAGAACTAAATTATAactaaattgtgtttatataaatcatatacctttcaacaaacaatttattgtaAGTCTTAAAGCCAAAAATGCTACTCACTGACAAATGCCAATTTGAAAACTCCAGCCTACCAAGACTTTTCTTGAACAGTAATTTtaggatttttttgttttgattacatGAGTATATGACTTGccttaaagtgactcgctcatgttttgaacccaaaattagttttcctggtaattcatctgaaaacatttattttatcattattttactctatgatatcgaaattgctgaaaatatacagttatagcataaaaaaatattttgggtttagtggggttcgaacccacgccggtaaaataaaaaaagaaagaaaatagcTGGTAAGTCTACATGGCCACTGGGACATCAACAGaagtggtggatatgttgacctgttattAGGATACATTGATTTTgtcaatcacgcaacaccacagccgtaattaattttcaatcatgttataaaccctaatgaaaattgtggtcttcaaagatgatatttgagcaaatatcaacattttctgTAGGTTTCCAGCTTTTGGTGTTTTTTAACACTCTTAATGAtttgccatactttatttcgtaattaaaaacaGAGTGCATTTTACGAACCATCAGCAAATCACTTTAAAATTCAGccaaatgaaattttattttgcaCCACATATAAATTTACTTGAGCAATTTAATGGTTAATACTTTTATGAACAATCGTGTGTATCACATTGTTAATAACTGATAGCATATTGCATTCTAAGGGTTTAGAACAAGCCGGTTTTATTTCCCTATCTTTCTATAGATGTACAACAGTGTTACTCTATGGCCCTAATTGGGTTTATGTGCTTACTAAGTGTTCCAATTTGGGTGAATATTAAcgagaaatattgacaaacaagatggttgtttttgtaataaaaatatgacctgtaagtgtgaccttaaccttgaacTGACCTGGTTGTAACATGCGCTCTGCACATGGCCTATATATGGTGAACCATTATGGGTAGTTATTTCAAAAGCCTTAAAGcggttcaagagatatggagcgGACACGAAATATAGGCAtattatagttatatgaacCAAGCTTGTTGTAGCATGCATTCTGCACATCGTCTtgatatggtgaacatttgtttaTTGGGGAGACATAATCATATTGGTACACTTAAGTACTAGTATACTAAACATTGCATATTTAGGGTTGCAACTGAAAATCTGTGAGGACACCTGGGTTTGACTTGATACCTTTTCTGTGCAGCTGGACAGCATGCTAACTATGCTGAGGCAGACAGAGGTGACGGAGAGTGCAGGCGACCAGTCATCCGTCAGGATTGACAAGCAGATATGACCATTACTGTACACATGCGGATGCATTGGAATGTTGTTTCCTATAAACATCACCTGGAAAGCAAGAGTCAGTAAATTGTTAACACATGCACATGACCACATGTAGATTCTCCGCCTTATTATCTGAAATGACTATAAtggttaaacaaaaacatgtatatttggagactttaaatatttgctttttgcATGATCATTTACAACGTATCAATCAGGGATTAGACATATTTGGCTCATTTtaagttttacaaaaaaatctaaTTCAATACACTCACCCTAATCTAGGGACAGCTATTGTtcataaaaactataaaaactaaaatacacTGCATCCCCTTATATTGGAGTGTTACCCTTTTAAGAAATATCTCTGTATATCCCctgtatatctatataaaatgaataacacTTGCCAAAAGTTTTTGTCTAGTACATAGGACAGCATACAAGCTACATGCTACATTGTATAACGTTTTGCCAAGTTATGATGCTGTGTTTGTAATATGCATACAAGACTTGGAGTACATTAAGTACAATGTTATAATTTTCCCTACCTGTGGAGATTCGAAGGGGTATCTGTCTCCAAACTTGAAAAGTAGCTGGAATTTCTCTCCGCAGAAAAGTGACTCAGACGCCCCTTCCAGGTCCACAATCCATCTGAGTAAGATGTTAATAAATGTAAGTCATGATGGGAGGTTAACTAAAGGTCAAGGTGAAACaatcataatatatttaacatgaaGCTTTATGTTTCCATAAAAATCATGATGCGACAACATCTGGTAAAACAGTTGTACTGTTAACAGCTGAGTTTCACCATGCAACATTGTAAGATATAAGATACAAGCATCTTCATTTAAATGAGAGTATGTGTTAACataagctcaatgagctattttcccatatgaataacaaacatacataacatatcaaaaaaataacaatgagtttgtgacctggaaataaaagtgtAACGTGCGAGGCTAAAGacgcaacagatcccttcagagaaaagcatgctcgaccctgaagaggtcgactggtctttatatacgtTATATTCTCCATCCACACGGAGACCTGGATACGCCAATTTGGATATAACCAACCAAGTACATTaacgtactatgaacgcacttccgcctacagtGTTACAAAAGGATATAggttaaaatgaacaaatattggaacaagtatttacaaaagctgtTATCATATCcatgcatacaattacaaatagTAAATTGGATTAGAGCATTGAAAACAGTGATGACATCAACAAATTCTCCCAGCTGTATGGGCATGATCCACATTCGCACCATTCCGctagttgacataccactgtaaaataGTAAGTCATTTCAAGAGTATAACTTAAAGGATAATCGTATATACCACTACAatgaaatagcaaaattgtaagtagcaaTATATACATGGAAATAAGATCAatgtacataaatatgttattggtaaaaaacttaaaattaatctAGCTTAATGGGAAAAATCTTTCAAAAGTATTGCTTAGAGGAGGTATTATATCTATCATACAATTTGATATTGCTAGATTCTGCTGATATTATCAGAAACAGAAACGTACAAAGGCATTGTTGATCCCATTGGGGCAATCCCTACCTACAGGTAACCATGCAAACCTCTGCCCATCTACTGTCCTGACCTTTTCAGCACCTACCATTGTGTAAGAatgatttaaattcaaaatgtaaagtcctaacacctaaacaaaatacttgctgaaagaaaaaaacacaagtagttgtatgtgttcaacagatgttatataaatttgaaacaatcataaatagATATAAGCCCATGTTATTTAATTTGACAATTTGTTGCTGGGTTTTTTAAATGTCCCCTGAAAActtttctggtatttgaatgccatatcttgtccagtgggtgtaagccatcccactgaaaacaaaactccttttccGTTAAGTCATAGGAAAAAAGATGTTCAGTGAAACAACTTTTAATTCtcaatttcttctatttttttaaagcaatgtgGTATTATTTGCGCATTGAGCATTTACAAAAGGGACCTGTCCAGGTGCGGATCAGCCTTGTAAATTCAAGGTAGTTTTAAGAGCACCTTATTTCCTTTGGGAGGCTGTTCCATACCTGACTGGCCTCAAAGCAGAAAGTGTTCTTTCTACACAATTTTCATATCTgagattaaaattacatgtcttaACAGATTGTAGGTTTTAAGCATATTTTGGTGAGATACCATACAGATATTTGTAAGCTTCAACAGCAATGTATCTTATCCTGCTCAAATGCCATGTAATATTGGCAATTGAACTCTATGAAGAAGACTTTcgtaagttgaggtgtaatcattaaaaacaatttttaaagcactgtattgaatcttttccaatttttctgtgttggtcttgctacaaaaatgccaaaaaaaggACAGTAGTAGAAATTGAACCtgataaaagttttaaaaatattaagcttagtattggttgTCAAAAATTTGCTTAATCTTCAAAGATATTCAATTGCTTAGCtgcttttttgcacattttagaaatctgggcatcaaaatttaataaactatctaCTGGTAACTCAAAGCCTAAAAGTTTCACTTGCTCTCCACAAGATGCTGCAATTGATTTGctaaaaaagtgtttgtttttttaagaactCTTAGCACTGTGTCCCTTTTCTTCAACATCCTCTCCTTTTTAAATCTGGATTAAActgaataaacatttaatactatCTTATTTAATAATGCTTTCATTTATCAACCATGATACTTCCACATATTTGGACTAGATGCACATACTGTAATCAAAATATTACCAACCAGGTGTTCCTCTATGGACAGAGGGCACATAGGTtccatttaacatttaacatctGGATAACACGTTGTAATGACAGTACAGCAATAAATCTCATTTGAGTAGCCAAAAGAGTGGGCATTTAGGGAGACTTTTGACATAACCAAAACTCGTGAAGACTTCTAGCGTCTGTTTGTATAAACTACTCCTTTGAGTCATTTCACTTACTCTCTAATATTTTTATGGATGCTGTCTATGTCTATTTTAACTCCATGTGGTGGTTCTTTTTGAAGCAACTGTATTTCTTTGTGTAGTCTTTTCTGGAAAgggaaacaaaaatatcaaatatagaaaGACTTGAGtagtttaaaggcctagtttaaaccttctataagtgacccagccgccccccccccccccccccccccccccgcccccaaAAAATAATCTGCGTATTGTaaacaacttctgtgtattgatctttatcttgTGCTGCATTTTAAATCTCCGATCCGAGTGTCCCGCTGTGCAGTTTTAGAGGTTTTACTATAGAAATGGTCAATACATCTGtcttttagttgttgttgttttcaaatgattataattttattattacaatgactttgaataaaaaaataaaatttatgttatatataaaagcCCATTGAAATGATTTACCAGGGtgcttcacaatttggatataGCAGTGGAgaccatgcatttaaaatgcatttaattataaatatttgtaactttttaaaaactgatctctcttatttgtttattattaatttccaatcagttttaaaatgttcaaaagccctgagccaataaacaaaaacacaggaAATGgtccctactgtgacaccagggCAATAAataggagatgcacagcaggggattatcatgccaaacactCCTTATACTAGgccttaaaaatgaaaatgtaatcaGTGAATTCATGATCATTTATTAAAGAAACAAGGAAAATCTACAATGATATCGAATTTTCTAATACAATATTAcgattaatgcatttatataataatgtaataatatatatatatataatgtcttTTAAACAAGTTTGTCATTGACTccaatttttgaaataaaatattattatagcTCAAAGTTTAAGGTGTTGTTACCACTAAACCATTAATGAttatcatgaaaaataacaaagaaatgaCTTCCCCATCTCTTTTTGACTTGATTACTACATCACTTATGATTGCATCATTGACCCACACACTCAATATATGATTCAGCATATATGCAATTACACATTCCTCTGGTACAAAATGCGGGCTGAATCATGATCAAATAACAAGTGTGTGGGTCCATCGGTGACgcaatctaaatatatgtaaaaagaTGGGGCAGTTGTTCTGTGCTAAGTGTTCTTTTAAGGTTTTTTTGTGCATAATTCAGTTTTTAGCTGTTTTGCAATCTAATCAATGGATCTTGAATCATGAatcagggtttccgccaggaatTTAATAAGGCATGTCGGAAGGGGAGGGTTtgggaggggtgtcccctcctgacgtcgatttttttttattttcgtatccaaaatggtgcaatttcctgcattttaaacaagtttacagttatgttcctatgatttagaattaccaactcaagtccgattaacattaaaaatatttgtgaaaaggtttaatggtttctcttcattaattattggtatttctcaagttttccgacAATACAATATCGACGGTATATTGATCGACTCATGTTTCTTTAGTgcgggtattatttatattgacaccgttgaCGTCACAGAAAACCGTGTAAAGCAAGCTgcatgctggaacacaaaagagcccggagcaaagcgactgctcgtgggtgtattcgtatttaaagctgcaacagctaatatttttaaagtcggGTCGGCTAAATAATACCTTAAAGggaatgtaatgtgtatttccgatttatttatctgtttactaaataaattaaaagaacgataaaataatctaaactaaagacgggaacgcgactcaattacatacgacgacatagcataacccttgtttataataacaccgatatcttaacacggttctcaattacaatttaataatttaattggtTAACAAACGCACTCgggattaaaaaaacaaaataaaacgacacatgatttatgttaccgAAATCAATTAACAACTTATTGTTTACTTGGGTTCATAGATGATTATAGGGACGAAGGTCGCAAATAcgacagtggtgtttttcacCCATTCCTATTTGATAAAGAATAGGAGGAGTTTGGTTAATTGCACTGTTGAACCTCACCGACACGCCTTCATGCTCTCGtcgatcctgaatggctgatacaaatgccgtaatagtcccgacacgccttctggctgtcagtcaaccgttgcaaccgttggaatcgcaacaaaactgtgtattgtcaaaactgatgattgttttgataaggcttgtcgctacacggattaaagcatgtcggcataattaacgcatgtcggtaattagccttgccagcggaaggcacgtcgggcccgacaagccataaagtgctggcggaaaccctgatGAATGGCTTGTTTCTTCACTTAAGACATTAATAGCTACTAGTATCAGGTACACATTCATTTACTTAATAGTATGTGGCTGGATTAATAAACTTTGATCATGGTCACAACATATGTTCTAGCAATTATAAAATTTATCTGGGATCATATtcccaacatttattgaaaggAAATCAACTGTGGCTACAATTGCCAATCATTTCCTTATTTTACTTTTCCTAATGGTAATCGTTTTTCTGCTGGAAAAGTTTAAATTCAGACTTTGGAAATGCTAAACGATTTTCATTGTTGATAATGATATccttttatatgtttaaatttcaaatcattGTGAGGAAATCTGTCAACTATCACCTCCATAGAAGTCATGATTATTTCCTTGTTTACATTAAGTTTCGTACGCAATCTTTAAAAACAACGACTTgacaattaaacttaaaaaatacaactCAAAATAATCAAGtcatatttgcattaaaatttctttaataatcattagtaaagctttttttttagtttatcgTAGTGTAATTTAATTCGAAACTAATTCAGAAATTGTCTTTAGTAGTTTGGTTTATTTGCTCTTCTAAATTATCCAATAAACGCTTATTGAATTTTCACTTTGAGTTTGGCAGTCAAGCGTCTTGAAAGAGAACCAGTCTAATGGCTTCCAACATGGCACCTTCGAACGTCAGGCTTAATCCTCTCGGAGGAGcaattttcatttctgtagttttgcttgtatttttctatgtatttggcTTTCCAACGATGTTCCCTGAGGAACGAGTTAGTATGAGAGAGTTGCTGTCAGCTAGCATAGTACTAGCCAGGCGAGGTGGAGACCGAGTACTCGCCATTCGGAGAGATGACACGTTGGACACCAAGAAGAAAGGAGAGACGAAAGAAGGGGCGAATGAGTACGTTTCACAGGGCGACATGAAGTCTCATGAACAGATATACTACGGATTGAAGAAGCTGTTTCCTAAAATGAATGTAAGtctataaatacatacattcatctataattacatttttgtaagcACTCATCACTGTCTGACTGTGTTTAATAGCTACGTGGTGTTGTGGTGTAGGCTCTGGGTCGAAAGGTATATAGTTCAGTGTTCCAGCCAAGAGTtgaaaaggacagggtgctaggtcagatGGGGCATGTTTGATACGCATTGAATGAGCCTAAATTGGGCAATCACGAGGGCTTATGTTCGAGCCTTATTGATTATGACTTTGTTataactactttcaatacttaTAGCTTGTTATGAAGGGTGTAGCTGTTATCTTTCCttttgtgtcaaaattatgtataattattatttatagatTTCAATCggtattttcaaaaacatcccCTCTATCTTTAAAACAAGCTTGTTTGCAGAAATTGAGATCCCTTGTACCACAAAATTATTGCAGTTACCCCACGATGAGTGATATAACCATTCACAGAAATGGCATACTGAAACTTCTTGCCAATTTAAAACCCAACAAAGCTGCAGGGCCAGACCGTATAAGCCCTCTTGTCCTTAAAGAGTTAAAAAACGAGATTGCTGATATTATAACAGTCCTCTTTCAAAAGTCATTAACCACAAACTCTATCCCTGTTGCCTGGACGAAGGCTTTTGTATGCCCACTATTTAAAAATTGTGATTCCAGCAACCCAGCAAACTATCGACCTATCTcacttacatgtattttatgtaaatcaTTAGAACACATTATTGCCTCAAATCTCTCTGCACATCTGACCGAACACAATATTCTCTATGACCTACAACATGGCTTTCGAGAAAAGCCCTCATGCGAAACTCAACTTATTGAGCTGACCGACGATCTTGTAAGAATCACTTCATCAGGTAATCAAACTGACTTAATTCTTTTGGACTTCAGCAAAGCTTTTGATAAGGTAAATCATCTCAAACTTCTATTCAAACTACAGGATTATGGTGTTTGTCCACAGGTTCTCAAGTGGTCTGAGGCATTTCTCCTTCATAGAAGTCAGACAGTAGTCTTGGATGGCGATCATTCTGAAGAAGTACCCGTAACATCTGGTGTACCTCAGGGCTCTGTACTGGGTCCCttgtttttcttgatttacataaataacCTCCCTTCTAGTATCAAATCACAAGTTCGactttttgcagatgatactgCTGTTTACCTTACCATCAATTCTCCCTCTGACTGTGCTATCCTTCAAAATGATCTCAAACAACTGGAATTATGGGAAAATGATTGGGATATGGAGTTTAATCCCTCCAAGTGTCAAGTTTTGCACATAACAAAGAATAAGCATATCATCAGAAATCAATACATTCTCCATGGCCAGATCTTAGAGCCAGTCAGAAGTGCTAAATATCTTGGTGTTGACATATCAGCAGACCTCACCTGGAACACTCATATCTCGAGAATTACCACCAATGGAAATAATACTCTcaacttcattaaaagaaatataaaaacaaaaacagaaagtgTCAGGACTTTAGCTTACAAAACCCTTGTCCGTCCACAGTTAGAATATGCAAGCACAATTTGGCACCCACACACAAAATCAAACaccaataaaattaaaatggttCAACGTCGGGCTATCCGTTGGGTTAAACATGACTTCTCTCCTCTCTCCAgtgttacaaacatgcaggaAAGTCTTGGTTGGCGCTCACTTGAACAACGTAGACTAGATTCCCGACttgta comes from the Mya arenaria isolate MELC-2E11 chromosome 13, ASM2691426v1 genome and includes:
- the LOC128213873 gene encoding ubiquitin-conjugating enzyme E2 W-like, with the protein product MTSMEKRLHKEIQLLQKEPPHGVKIDIDSIHKNIREWIVDLEGASESLFCGEKFQLLFKFGDRYPFESPQVMFIGNNIPMHPHVYSNGHICLSILTDDWSPALSVTSVCLSIVSMLSSCTEKKRPPDNAIYVKTCSKNPKKTRWFYHDDDV